One window of the Cryptomeria japonica chromosome 7, Sugi_1.0, whole genome shotgun sequence genome contains the following:
- the LOC131856567 gene encoding uncharacterized protein LOC131856567: MDLFEPLDPEELKRFKKNALKAKKFLIDSVKDHLVSVISKLKTSREMFKHLEEIYEINNISRTLTLRKQLLQVKMCKGDSVMYFFMKISELKDQLNTTGSEVVDKDIVMVVLNGLPDSWDSFIQSISGRVEFPSFDHLGSACIQEESRLAAREMHKGSHGGD; this comes from the coding sequence ATGGATCTGTTTGAACCTTTGGATCCGGAAGAGCTAAAGCGATTCAAGAAGAATGCTCTCAAAGCAAAGAAGTTTCTTATTGATTCCGTGAAGGATCACCTTGTGTCAGTCATCTCCAAATTGAAGACATCACGAGAGATGTTCAAACATCTAGAAGAgatatatgagatcaacaacatcagCCGAACACTCACATTGAGGAAACAACTTCTTCAAGTCAAAATGTGCAAAGGAGATTCGGTCATGTacttcttcatgaagatttcagaattgaaggaccaactcaACACCACTGGAAGTGAGGTTGtggacaaggatattgtcatggTTGTGTTGAATGGTCTTCCCGACTCTTGGGATTccttcattcaaagcataagtggaagagttGAATTCCCTTCCTTCGATCACCTCGGGTCAGCTTGTATTCAAGAGGAGTCTCGCCTAGCTGCCAGAGAAATGCATAAAGGCTCTCATGGAGGAGATTAA